The DNA sequence CTCCCGTCAATCCGTCTCATGGCCATGAGACAAGAGACCTCTGTCGGCTCCATTGCGTGTCCAATCACCGTCCCTTGGCACAAAACAAACCCTAGCCGTACAGCGTCCTAAGGCAACAACGACCAGTCACCTGGAGAAAAAGATATTTTGACGTTGAGCAGTACAATGGATCGCAACTAAAGTACGCCTGGATCGAAAAGCACCGCGAACAGATCCACGAGGCGTATCGTGATAGCGACTCCGTCTACTGTTATCGCAAAGTTCTTGAAGACATCCTGGAACAAAACCTGCGATGCTGCCTCGAATCGGTGCGGCGGACCATGCGTGAAGAAGGCCTGATTTCCAAGGTCAAACGCCAGTTTGTCGTCACCACCGATTCCAATCATCACTTTCCCGTGGCTGAGAATCTATTTGATCGGAGAAATATGAAATGGCGTAGGATGAACATTATTTCTGTCGAACACCGCTGTCGTTCAGACCAGATCCAAGTCCTGGTCTCCACGGGTATGACGAGTAACCGCCTCGTCGCTATTTTTCAACAGCGGTTCGATCCGCTGGCACGAGTACCGATTCCAGTAGGCGAACCAACTCGTCTTTCGTTTTGCTGCCATTGATTCGCCTGAAGAGTTTTCCGTCCTGAAAGAGCAGGAGTGCCGGTATCGCCTCGATCTCGTATTTCGCGGTCGTGAATGGATTGTCCTTTACATTCATTTGTCCAATCTTGACCCGTCCATCGTACTCTTCCGCCAGTTCCCGGATGATAGGTTTCATCTCCAGACACGGCTGGCACCAAGCCGCCCAAAAGTCAACCAGCACTGGCTCATTGCTACGCAACACGTGCTCTTCATAAATCGCATCGGTCAACACAATCACGGCCTCGTGACCCACAGAATGCCCCTCCTGCGTTCCTGTCTCCGGACCGCAGCTCGCAAGCAGCATAAATATCGCAACTGGCAGTGCGTTGATTATGATTGTTCGCATGATGTATTCCTGTCAGGCAAAAACGCAGCGTACATCGCTCATTCTCATCCGCTTTCTCAGTCCCTTAGCATCCGTAGACCGTTGCCGATTACCAGAAACTCACTGAGTTCATGTCCAAGCACGGCGATCGGGAGCGAGAACCAACCGGCCACCGCCCCGACAACCAGCACACTGATCACCAGCCCCGACAAGACGAGGTTCTGTCGAACGACCCGCTGGTTACGGCGGGCCAAGTGTAGGGCGTAAACCAGCTTCTCCAGGTCGTCGGCCATCAGTGCCACGTCCGCTGTTTCCAAAGCCACATCGGTGCCAGCCGCCCCCATTGCCACGCCGACCGTGGCTTCAGCCAGCGCCGGGGCGTCATTGACTCCGTCTCCTACCATCACGACATGTCCGAGGCTTCGGGCGAGTTCACGCACCTTTGCGACCTTGTCCTCCGGCTTTAGGTCGGCATAGCAGTCGTCGATGCCGGCCTCTTTGGCAATCGCCTGGGCCGTGCGCTCGTTGTCACCGGTGAGCATGACCACTTTCTCTACTCCAGTCCTGCGCAAGTCATCAATGGCCTGACGGGCTTTTGGGCGGATATTGTCGCGGATGGCGAACAGCCCCCACGGGATGCGGTCGTCTCCGAAAACCACAACCGTCTGGCCTTCGGCCTGGAGGCGGACTATCTGCTCCCAAAGCGGATCAAGACTAATACCAAGCTGATCTTCGAACAAACTTGGCTTGCCGATGTGCAGCGTTGTTCCATTGAAGGTCGCCGAAGCCCCCGCACCGGTCAGAGAATTGAACGCTGCAATTTCAGCGGGGTCGACTCCTTCCGCCTCAACGTAGCTCTGGATGGCTCGCGCTAATGGGTGTTGGCTCAGCCGTTCAATGCCTGCCGCCACAGCGAGGATCTCCTGACGGGGGGGAATCGACTCATCCTGTTCGGCCAAAATGACCTCCGTGACCTCCGGTTGACCTCGGGTGATCGTGCCCGTCTTGTCCAGGGCTACAACCCTGATACGCGCCAGTTGCTCGACGTATATGCCCCCTTTGATCAGCACCCCATTCCGCGCCCCCGTGCCGAGCGAGGCGACAAGTGTCACCGGGATAGAAATAACTAGGGCACACGGAGCCGCCGCGACAATGAACACCGTGGCACGGATCGTCCAGTCTGTCCCGGATGTGGAAAACCACAAGGCCGGAATAACCGCAAGCAGGAAGCCAATCAGTAGAACGGCGGGGCTGTACCAGAAGCCAAATCGCTCGATGAACCGCTGGCTTTCCCCCTTGCGTTCCTGAGCCTCTTCGACCATCTGGATGATGCGTGAAATCGTGTTCTCGGCAAACGCCTTCGTCGCCCTTACCTCCAGAGAGCCTTCACCATTTATGCTGCCTGCAAAAACCGTCTCGCCGGGTTGCTTCTCGACCGGAAGGCTCTCACCGGTCACAGGAGCCTGATTAAGGCTTGAGCGACCAGCAGCCACCTCGCCGTCAGTCGCCACTGCCTGCCCCGGCCTGACGAGAAACATGTCGCCGACTCGCAGGTCTTCGACAGGAATCTCGCGTTCTTTTCCATCGATAAGCAGCAAGGCGGTCTTGGGCGCCAAGTCCATCAGCGCTCGAACCGCCGACCGTGTCTTCGATTCCGTGTATCCTTCGAGCGCCTCGCTGATCGAATACAGAAACACCAGCATCGCCGCTTCGGCAGGTTGGCCGAGCACGTAGGCCGCAATGGCGGCGACCGTCATCAGCAGCTCAATGTCAATCCGCCGCTCGAAGAGCACTTCTTCAATTGCTTCGCGACCGAAATAGTATCCGCCGACCAGAACACTGAGCGTATACAGCGTCAGCGGCAGCCAATCAGGAAGGGCGTAACCGAGCAACCAACCGACAAGCAGCAGCACGCCTGAGATTAGCGAGGAAAGAACCTTCGGGTCTTTCCAGAACGGCTGCGGTTCAGCGGTTTCACCCCGTTTCTGAACGGGGAAACCAAACTCACGAAGCTGGCCTTCGAGGTCATCTTGCGAGACTTTCTGTTCCTCGGCTCGAATACGAACGGTTCCCGAAGAAGCCAGGATTTGAAGCAACTCGACATCCGACTGAGATGCGAGCGACCGACGCAAACGCGCAGCGTCATTCTCACAATCCAGGTTGGCAACTCGGAAACGGTATTCTTTCATAGTTCACATTCCATCGATTTCCATCATTCCCCTATGCCGCTTACTTGTCCTGATATTTCTGGCTGGCCCTCAAGCTGCACGGCGCGGTCGTCGTCCCTTCTTCAATTCGATTCCAAACTCGACAGCGATCTTTAGCAATGTGGCAACACAGGTAGTGTTCGCCGACATTTCACGCGCTCCGCGTACGCTGTACTAGCGAATTAGTTCCGCCAATCGCCGACGATCTTCAAGCTTGTATACAATAGGCCGTCCACGTTTTCTGGAGCCTGACATGTGACTCGCTTTCCTGTAAAGAATACCGCCAAGTCGGAATGATTCCGGCATTGGCGGCATCGCATTAACACATGTTGCGTATCACATCTTCGGTTTAGATGTAAAGGTTCCACTGGGGCCTGTAAGCTTGACTGGTGTTTTACCGGCCTTCTCAACGGCTTCCCACAGTTGCAGCGGCGAGAGTATCGCATTGACCTTGGGAGTGACGGTTGCAGTCTTGGACTTCACGTCCGTCTTGACACCGCCCACTCCGGGCACTTCGGACAATTCTGCGGCAATATTCTTGGCGCAGCCTTCGCACGTCAGCACCTGCAAGGTGATAGTCGTTTTTATGGTGTTGGCACTTACAGTGTCGTCAGCCGCCCACAAGGAACTCGTTGAATAAACGGCCAAGGCCAGCGCGACACAAGTTAACAAACGATACATATTGAGACTCCATTTTCGGGAAACACTTGATGGAAAAAACGACAGACTACGGGGTGATATAGAATGTGCTACATGGAACTCTCCTTTCGTTTAAGCGTTGGGGTTAGGGCGTTCGGATAAGAGTGTGGCTGGGGACGCACGGTTTCACAGGCTGGCGAAACACGTACTCAAGCCCCAGCCACAAGGACAATCACTGCGTTCTTTGTTTGGGAAAGAAGTTTGTTTCTTGGTCATCATCGGTGCGTGACCGTAAATCCAGTTTCGCCACAACATCGTGGAAACAGTCGCTTCCGCAGCCTGGCGAGAGACAGGTCGTCGGTGCGGAGCAGCCACACATGCAGCCCGGTTGGACCAGCAGCGCGCCGCCCGTTCGTTTCAGTAGCTGGCGCAATGAATGATCACTCGGTCGAGACATTCCTATTCTTCCGGTTTGGGCGGTTTGTGGCCGGTCTTGGCCTCGTAGCGAGCGACGAATTTGTGGACTCGTGCGGGGCTGCAAATGAAGCATTGCGATTCGGGGCGATCATGTTCTTCGCACCAGTCACCGGCCTCCTTGAATTTTGCAACCAACGATTTGTCGCACTGGGCACACTCTTCTTCGGGCACGCCGTGCTCGACGCACCACCAACCCCCGTGACTGTGATCGATATTGGTCACCGCCGCTGCCCCGGCGGGATCTTTCTTCATCGCCTCACCCTTGCCGCAACCACTCAACATGACCACGCTCAGTGAAAGCAGCGCAAACATCGTCGTCAACCCAATCCAAAGGCTGCGCGTCCGAAACATCCACTTCATCAGATTCTCCTTCGGCATCGCCGAACTGAAGTTAGATCGATGCCGGTTCAGGGGTATGCCTGAGTTCCGGCTCAATCGGTTCGTCTGGTTCAAGACGATGACCGTCATCGTCTCCTCTATCATCATTCTTATGCAGACTCTCCACCGGCAGGTTGAACACGACATAGAGCACGCGTAGAACAAGCAAGCTCATGATCATCGCGCTACAGACGCCACCAATCACAACTGTTGCCAGCGGTCTCTGGACCTCCGCGCCCATTCCGGTGCTGAAGGCCATTGGCACGAACCCGAGACTGGCGACTAGAGTTGTCATCAGAATCGGTCGCAACCGAGTCATGGCTGCTTCTTCGACTGCTTCGTCAAGCGAACGTCCGCGCCGGCGAAGTAGTCGAATCGTTGAAACAAGCAACATGTCGTCCAGTACTGCGACGCCGGACAGCGCGATGAATCCGACCGCAGCCGAAATGGAAAACGGCATGTCACGAATCCACAGCGCCAAAATGCCGCCAATCCATGCAAATGGAACGCCGGTGAAGACTCGAAACGAGTCAACCCAATTGCGATACGTCATGTAGAGCAGCGATAGAATCATCAACAGTGCAACCGGCACGACAATCATCAACCGCGTTTGAGCGCGTTGTAGATTCTCGAATTGCCCACCCCAATCGATGCGATATCGTCCCGCCGGTAGCTGCACCTTTTCATCAACGACACGCTGTGCCTCGGCGACGAAGCTGCCAAGATCGCGGCCACGCACGTTGGCTTCGATCGTAATCCGCCGCTGGTACCAATCCCGTTTGATCGTATTCGGCCCTTCGACCTTTTCGATGGTCGCCAATCGTGATAGCGGGATTCGCTCACCCGATGGCGTCGCAACGAGAATCTGACGGATCGCGTCGGGATCGGCACGAGCTTTCTCCGGCAGTCGAATAATAAGCGGAAATCGCAATTGACCCTCGTAAACTTCCCCGACATTATGGGTTCCGAGTGCGCGAACGAGGTTCATGATCGTACTGGCCGTTATTCCGTAACGAGCAATTTCATCCTGCTTCACTCGAATTTGGAGCACCGGCTGGCCGGAAACTTGTTCGACTTTGACGTCCTCGGCACCGGGAATGGACTGCAAGGCCCGCTCGACTTCCGATGCTTTGGCGACCATTAGGTCAAGGTCATCCCCGTACAGAATGGCAGCGACATCGGAGCGGACGCCCGAGATCATCTCATTCATCCGCATCTCGATTGGTTGTGACATGGCCAGTCGTGGACCGGGCAGGTCACGCAGTTCTTCCTGCACAAGCTTCGTCAGTTCTTCCTGCGTCTCCGCCCGCATCCATCTTTCGCGCGGATGAAGTGTGAGAAACAGATCGGTCAGCTCGGTACCCATTGGGTCGGTTGCGACTTCCGCTGTCCCGATACGACTCCATACCTGTGCGATCTCATCCGGAAACTTTTCCAACAACACTTGCTCCATCTTCGTGTTGTAGCGAATGGATTCCTCCATCGTGGTTCCGGCCAGTCGCACCACGTTTATTGTGATGGCACCTTCGGAAAGCCGAGGCACGAACTCCGAACCAAGATTGGGAGCAACGAGGCCGAAAACACTGACGAGCAAGAGCAGGGCCGACCCGATCACGAACGCCTTGTGATGCATCGTAAACCGCAGTACGGGTGCGTAGAGCCGCTTGAGTACGCGGATCAGCAGCGGTTCTTTTTCTTGGATGTTTTTTGGGAGAAACAGGCTAGCCAAGACAGGCATGAGAGTCAGCGACAGAACCATCGAGCCGGCAAGAGCCATGATGACGGTCATGGCCATCGGTCGAAACAGTTTTCCTTCGATGCCTTCGAGCGTCAGGATCGGCAGATAGACGATCATGATGATCAGTTCGCCGAACATCGTCGGTTTGCGAACCTCGACCGCTGCGTCGCGAATGATCTGCAAACGACTGCGCCCGTCTCGATTGTGAGCCAAATGTCGCACGCAATTCTCAATCATTACGACCGAGCTATCAACGACCAAACCGAAATCAATCGCACCCAAACTCAGCAGGCTGGCAGCGATCCCGAATTTCAGCATCCCGGAGAAGGCAAACAGCATCGATAGGGGAATCGCCATCGCCACGATCAGTCCGGCCCTCAGATTGCCGAGAAAGATGAACAGTACCGCGACCACCAACAGTCCGCCCTCGAACAGGTTTTTCTGGACGGTGTGAATGACGTGATCAATCAACTCGGTGCGGTCGTAGACGGTTTGAATCTTTACGCCGGCCGGCAACGTTTCTTGAATGCTCTGGATTTTTTCCTTGATCGACCACGTGACGTCGTGACTGTTTTCGCCCATCAGCATGAAACCCAGCCCCAGCACCGCTTCGCCGCGACCGTTGGCGGTGACTGCTCCGCGACGAATTTCGTGGCCGATCTGCACGTCAGCGACATCGCGGACGCGGATCGGCACGCCATCTTCGGACGTGATCACAATGTCTTTGATCTCTTCGATGTTGACCGTTCGTCCCACGCCATGAACGAGCAACATTTCGCTGCCATCGGTAATCGTTCCGCCGCCGACGTTTTCGTTGTTGGTTTGGAGCGCGTCTGAGACCTGTTCAAACGTCAGTCCATACTTGAATAGCCGCTCGGGATCGAGCCGCACTTGATACTGCTTTTCGTAACCACCCCAACTGTTGACTTCGGCGACCCCTCGCACTGATCGCAATTGAGGCTTGACGACCCAATCGTGAATCGTTCGTAACTCGGTCAACCGCTTGACACGCTCCTCCTTCGAGACTTTCGAGAAGTCAACGCCGTCGTACACCAAGACGTAGTGGAAGACTTCACCCAATCCGGTTGACACTGGTCCCATCTGCGGTCGGCTGATCCCGGCAGGCAGTTCGACTGTTGAAAGCCGTTCGTTGATCAGTTGTCGAGCGAAGTAGATGTCGATGCCATCGTCGAAAATGACTACGACCTGTGACAATCCAAACTTGGAAATAGATCGCAGTTGATTGAGTCCCGGCAAACCGCTAATCGCCTGCTCGACTGGGAAGGTAATCTGTCGTTCGATCTCCTCCGACGCCAGCGACGGCGCAACGGTGTTTATTTGGATTTGCACCGGGGTCGTGTCCGGGAAGGCGTCGATGTCGAGTTGCTGAAGCGAAAACGCACCAACGACAGCGAACAGACCTGCCGCCAATATCACTAACGCACGATGGCGTAGCGAGAAATCAATGAGCCAATTAAGCATCCATGCGCTCCTTATTCAGCGACGCAGTCACAGCCTGCACCGAGATTGTTTTTTAGTAACTGCGCTCGCAACACGTCGCTGCCCACAGTGGCAATCACCTCGCCCGGAAGAACACCAGAGATCACTTCTGTGTAGTTGCCGTTGGTCGCCCCCAAACGCACTGAGCGAACGTGGAATACTTTGAAGCTTTCGGGACTGTCGAAATAACTCTTGTCGCGGACGAACACGACCTGACAACAGCCCTCCCAGTGTGACGACCCCTTTGGGATCACGATGGCATCAGGTTCGTTTCGCAAGATGACCTGCCCTCTGCCAAATGTCTCACTTCGCAAATGGCCATCGGAATTGGGAAGCACGGCTCGAATTTGCACCATGCGAGTCTGCTTGTCTGCGGCTGTACTGATCCAGTCCAGTTGGCCTTGGACTTCGTGTCGGCTGCCGTCTGCTTGAAATCGGACGCTTTGACCGACAGCAAGCTGGTCCATGCTCTCCAGCGGAACGCTCAGAGTGAGCCACATCTGTCGCGTATCGGCGACTTGAAATAGAATTCGTGTCGGATCAACGACTTCACCCGGCGCTACGGTTCTCTTGGAAATAGCACCATCAATCGGTGAAACGATTGGCAGTAAGTTGGTGGTTGCTGTCAGACTGTCAAGCTGTGATCGAATCTCATCGGGAATTCCGAGCAACCGCAGGCTGTCCAGAACCTGCCGGTCAGACATGCTTCGCAAAGAATCGACCTGCACTGGTAAGCCAAGATTTCGCAGTGATTGCTCGGCATTCAGGACATCGGCCTGGGCTTTGGCCAACGCGGCCTCTGCATCGAGGATCAACGATCCAGCAATCACTTCACGAGCCTGGGTGAGTCTCGATACGTTCTGTTGTTGCAACTTCTCTTCGGCGAGCGAACGCAGTAGATTCGATTTCAGATTGCCGACTTCAGGGGCATCGATGACCGCGAGAAGTTCGCCCTTGGCAACTTTGTCTCCGACGTTCTTTTGGACCATCCACACGCTGCCGGGCAATCGAGAAGCCAAACTCGCTAGTCGAGTCGGGTCGTAGACAATCTCGCCGCTGCCGGAAATGGATTCCACAATCGGATGTCGCTCAACCAATTCCACATCGACACCAGCTTGCTTCACGGACTCGACCGAAGCGAACTGGATGCGCGTCTCGTAAACCGCGCAGGCGCTGTTGTTTTCCTTTCGCGGAGCAATGGCGAGTGCCCGTGCCGCCCGCTCCAAGTCACTTGCCAGAACAGTTGGCGTTTCTTTCAGTTGGGCAACGTCAGGATGATGGAGCGGGCAGTTATGAACGCCGTGCTCTGGGCACCATCTGTAGTCTGGTCCTTTGGGCATCAGTGTTGGATCACACTGGACACAAATCGATTCCGGGACCGAGTGCTCTTCGCACCAATCAGTCCGAACAGCCTCCGCAGAGCCAGTCAATGCGGCGAACTTAGGGATTTTCCAATCGTTGCGGTGGCCAAAATAGAATACCGCTGCAAAGCCAATGAGAACCAAGGTTGGCCCGATGCCGCCGAGGACCAGCGATATAATCCGCCGAATCTTGCCACGCGGCTTCGTAGTGGTGCCGGGAGACTTACCAGGACTATTATTCACGTCCGACTCTGGGGATGATAGACCTAGGCTCGTCTCTGGCGTATGGATGACTGAATGATTCACGATAGTACCTCCTGCTGGGTGAAGATGGGAAAAGCACGGAAGGCGAAGCGCAATCCAAGTGCTTACCAAGGAGCGCAGGCGAACCAGAAATCTGAACTCAACGCGTAATTACAAATGTAATTGGTAGCAGAGTTCGCTGGTCAGCGAGCGCAGGCCAGCAGCGGCCTATAGCGAGAGAGATGCGAAGACGAGACGAACGTCACGTCCGCTTTCGAGTCCGAAGCGGTGCGGATGATCTTCGCAGCGAGATGCGCAGGCTCTGCAGAAGTCCAGCGTGCCGAAGCACACCGGCGCAAAGTCGAGGGACCACGCAAGATCGGAGGAAACGATCCGACTGTTCAGTTCGGGCGTGATCTGGCAAACACAGCCGGATTCACACGGAGATGGCGAATCGCAGGGACAGCCCGCCGGGCATGAACGACTCTCACTTGAAACACACGTACAAGTGTGGGCTGGCGAGAAGGCGACCGGTCGCGCAATATCCCCACTTGCCACACAAAAAAGCGGGCAAAAAGTCACACGAAGTGTGATGAAGGTGAGGATGGTGAAACGGAACATCTGATTACAACCTTACTCTACGCTCTACAACGAATTTGCATAGTTACTGTGTATCCTACGATCTGGCAGGGCTGACGTCAAGCCCATTCCGAACTGCCTGCTTCAATTTATCATCGGCACGAACGCTGAGAAAGTTGGCAATAATTTAGAATCTAGAGCGCGTCACATTTTAGTCTAGCGCGAATGCGGTAAGTCTGGTAGACTGGTGAAGTCTCATTTCATGGAGGATTTCACATGTTGATTTATTCCAAAGAACGCCGCCTCGAAGTTCTGAAAGCGTATGCAGCCGGTTTAACAACCCGGGAGATTGCATTGCAATTTCAATGCAGTGAATCGTGGGTTAGACGGGTCAAACAAGAGTTTCGAGATCAGGGAAAAACCAGCCCTGCCACCAGGCGTAAACGAGTTCCCCAGTGGCATTCACTGGCAGATCGAATTCAAACTGCAGTCTCAAATAAACCGGATATCACTCTGCAGGAATTGAAGGATCAGCTTGGCACAGCACTCTGTCGTCAGACATTGTGTCGCGCATTAACACGTTTAAAGCTCACTCTCAAAAAAAAGTCCTGATCGCATCAGAGCAGGATCGCCCCGATGTTCAACAACGTCGTGCTGAATGGAAAGTCAG is a window from the Gimesia benthica genome containing:
- a CDS encoding IS3 family transposase, whose translation is MHEAYRDSDSVYCYRKVLEDILEQNLRCCLESVRRTMREEGLISKVKRQFVVTTDSNHHFPVAENLFDRRNMKWRRMNIISVEHRCRSDQIQVLVSTGMTSNRLVAIFQQRFDPLARVPIPVGEPTRLSFCCH
- a CDS encoding thioredoxin family protein; the encoded protein is MRTIIINALPVAIFMLLASCGPETGTQEGHSVGHEAVIVLTDAIYEEHVLRSNEPVLVDFWAAWCQPCLEMKPIIRELAEEYDGRVKIGQMNVKDNPFTTAKYEIEAIPALLLFQDGKLFRRINGSKTKDELVRLLESVLVPADRTAVEK
- a CDS encoding heavy metal translocating P-type ATPase — protein: MKEYRFRVANLDCENDAARLRRSLASQSDVELLQILASSGTVRIRAEEQKVSQDDLEGQLREFGFPVQKRGETAEPQPFWKDPKVLSSLISGVLLLVGWLLGYALPDWLPLTLYTLSVLVGGYYFGREAIEEVLFERRIDIELLMTVAAIAAYVLGQPAEAAMLVFLYSISEALEGYTESKTRSAVRALMDLAPKTALLLIDGKEREIPVEDLRVGDMFLVRPGQAVATDGEVAAGRSSLNQAPVTGESLPVEKQPGETVFAGSINGEGSLEVRATKAFAENTISRIIQMVEEAQERKGESQRFIERFGFWYSPAVLLIGFLLAVIPALWFSTSGTDWTIRATVFIVAAAPCALVISIPVTLVASLGTGARNGVLIKGGIYVEQLARIRVVALDKTGTITRGQPEVTEVILAEQDESIPPRQEILAVAAGIERLSQHPLARAIQSYVEAEGVDPAEIAAFNSLTGAGASATFNGTTLHIGKPSLFEDQLGISLDPLWEQIVRLQAEGQTVVVFGDDRIPWGLFAIRDNIRPKARQAIDDLRRTGVEKVVMLTGDNERTAQAIAKEAGIDDCYADLKPEDKVAKVRELARSLGHVVMVGDGVNDAPALAEATVGVAMGAAGTDVALETADVALMADDLEKLVYALHLARRNQRVVRQNLVLSGLVISVLVVGAVAGWFSLPIAVLGHELSEFLVIGNGLRMLRD
- a CDS encoding heavy-metal-associated domain-containing protein; translation: MYRLLTCVALALAVYSTSSLWAADDTVSANTIKTTITLQVLTCEGCAKNIAAELSEVPGVGGVKTDVKSKTATVTPKVNAILSPLQLWEAVEKAGKTPVKLTGPSGTFTSKPKM
- a CDS encoding efflux RND transporter permease subunit — its product is MLNWLIDFSLRHRALVILAAGLFAVVGAFSLQQLDIDAFPDTTPVQIQINTVAPSLASEEIERQITFPVEQAISGLPGLNQLRSISKFGLSQVVVIFDDGIDIYFARQLINERLSTVELPAGISRPQMGPVSTGLGEVFHYVLVYDGVDFSKVSKEERVKRLTELRTIHDWVVKPQLRSVRGVAEVNSWGGYEKQYQVRLDPERLFKYGLTFEQVSDALQTNNENVGGGTITDGSEMLLVHGVGRTVNIEEIKDIVITSEDGVPIRVRDVADVQIGHEIRRGAVTANGRGEAVLGLGFMLMGENSHDVTWSIKEKIQSIQETLPAGVKIQTVYDRTELIDHVIHTVQKNLFEGGLLVVAVLFIFLGNLRAGLIVAMAIPLSMLFAFSGMLKFGIAASLLSLGAIDFGLVVDSSVVMIENCVRHLAHNRDGRSRLQIIRDAAVEVRKPTMFGELIIMIVYLPILTLEGIEGKLFRPMAMTVIMALAGSMVLSLTLMPVLASLFLPKNIQEKEPLLIRVLKRLYAPVLRFTMHHKAFVIGSALLLLVSVFGLVAPNLGSEFVPRLSEGAITINVVRLAGTTMEESIRYNTKMEQVLLEKFPDEIAQVWSRIGTAEVATDPMGTELTDLFLTLHPRERWMRAETQEELTKLVQEELRDLPGPRLAMSQPIEMRMNEMISGVRSDVAAILYGDDLDLMVAKASEVERALQSIPGAEDVKVEQVSGQPVLQIRVKQDEIARYGITASTIMNLVRALGTHNVGEVYEGQLRFPLIIRLPEKARADPDAIRQILVATPSGERIPLSRLATIEKVEGPNTIKRDWYQRRITIEANVRGRDLGSFVAEAQRVVDEKVQLPAGRYRIDWGGQFENLQRAQTRLMIVVPVALLMILSLLYMTYRNWVDSFRVFTGVPFAWIGGILALWIRDMPFSISAAVGFIALSGVAVLDDMLLVSTIRLLRRRGRSLDEAVEEAAMTRLRPILMTTLVASLGFVPMAFSTGMGAEVQRPLATVVIGGVCSAMIMSLLVLRVLYVVFNLPVESLHKNDDRGDDDGHRLEPDEPIEPELRHTPEPASI
- a CDS encoding efflux RND transporter periplasmic adaptor subunit, producing the protein MNNSPGKSPGTTTKPRGKIRRIISLVLGGIGPTLVLIGFAAVFYFGHRNDWKIPKFAALTGSAEAVRTDWCEEHSVPESICVQCDPTLMPKGPDYRWCPEHGVHNCPLHHPDVAQLKETPTVLASDLERAARALAIAPRKENNSACAVYETRIQFASVESVKQAGVDVELVERHPIVESISGSGEIVYDPTRLASLASRLPGSVWMVQKNVGDKVAKGELLAVIDAPEVGNLKSNLLRSLAEEKLQQQNVSRLTQAREVIAGSLILDAEAALAKAQADVLNAEQSLRNLGLPVQVDSLRSMSDRQVLDSLRLLGIPDEIRSQLDSLTATTNLLPIVSPIDGAISKRTVAPGEVVDPTRILFQVADTRQMWLTLSVPLESMDQLAVGQSVRFQADGSRHEVQGQLDWISTAADKQTRMVQIRAVLPNSDGHLRSETFGRGQVILRNEPDAIVIPKGSSHWEGCCQVVFVRDKSYFDSPESFKVFHVRSVRLGATNGNYTEVISGVLPGEVIATVGSDVLRAQLLKNNLGAGCDCVAE
- a CDS encoding helix-turn-helix domain-containing protein, which gives rise to MLIYSKERRLEVLKAYAAGLTTREIALQFQCSESWVRRVKQEFRDQGKTSPATRRKRVPQWHSLADRIQTAVSNKPDITLQELKDQLGTALCRQTLCRALTRLKLTLKKKS